The sequence CAAACTCTTGTGGCCTTTCCTCAGAAACATGTGATGCCACCGTGGGGTCCCCTCTCAGTACTTGCTCAGTTGTCACAAAGAAGGAAGCTGAAGCAGGAATTGTCATATTAAATGTCTCTGTCAGCAGGAATTGCAGTATCCAACTACAGAAACAACTTAAAACTAGTTAATCACTTGAACagaaatagtaaaagaatCTACATGGGCATCTAAATGTCAGGACATTCTGATACCCTTGCTGAGGTGAATCAAGTGGATAATCTTGGAAAAAGGTAGAAAATACTATATGGTTACTTCATTAGAGGCAATGCATGCATATGACTGCTTCCatttacaagaaaagaaatagccTACCAATCCAAGGATATTATTGATTATTGCCTGTGCATTACTACTTGAGTCATCTTCTAATTCACCATGTTCATAAGATGGTCTTTCTGGCCTTGGTTTGCTAACATTTCCTGCTTCTTTCATTCTCTTCACTGGTAGTGAGGAGACATGTTGTTCAAAAAGCATTTTGTCATTTGATTTGGCCAAAGCAGGACGAGATCTTGGTGCCCAGGCAGACACCTGTAGAACCAATAACAGTTAAATCAGCCTTAAAGTTTCAGATCAAGGACATACCCACCTGTGAAAACATCACAAACAGTTAGATCATGTAAGCTTCATACTTTACACATCCACCAGACCATCATAGTATTGTAAGCACCTTTAGCATAGCCTTGATCAGATATAGTGGCCCTTTAATATATAATCACCGGTGATAATGCTTGTTACACAATTGCTCGCCAAATGACAAGTACTggttgaaaataaagaatatgaGCCAAAGAACTTATTGCCATTCAGCTATAAGCATATATTGAACAGGTTCAACTCATTTTATATGTGGTTAATCTATTTAATAATAGATTGAACAAGATTATTTCCTAGTTGAACACAATATTCAAAACTAAAGCACACAGTTATAGTTAGATTCTCCACAAAGAAACCCCTTCAAGAACTAGTCCAATGCTGGCACCAGCATTAAAAAAGATGTTGCTTTTCTTGTCCACAAAAGTTAAATCTTTgtgaattaaaattacttcTAAATTACTACGAAATGACACacaacaaaacaataaaatgaaagaatgtAAGCCAAAGAACCTACTACCATTCAGCCATAGCTTATACAAATTAGATTCAACTCAGTTCACAAGCAACCAATCTACTCAGTAAAGTTAACAAGAGTTTCCTAGTAGATCATGGTATTCATCAAAGCATACAGCTTTAGTTAGATCTCCAGAAACAAAACCACCTTACCAACTTGTGAAAAGCTGGCATcagcataaaaaaatttcggCTTTTGAGAAGTAAATTTTTGTAAGTTAACGTTATAAACAAAGAAACAACAAGAAGGACCTCTATGTTCAGTTCACTATTATGCTTCAAAACACTGAAAACCCAGAAAATTTCATCTTGAAGcacattaataaataattcccCTCATGTCAGAAAGCTGTTACCTTGCAAACTACGCATTCGcttgatttttatttctcatgaACTAAGCAgtgaggaaaagaaaaaggaacatGGGTTAAAAAAGTTACTGAAGAAACAAAAATGGaggatcttttattttcacatTACTCACTATCCTGCTTCAAGAAAACACTAAGAACCCagaaattttttcattttgaagcTTCTTAATACATAACTTTTAGCTAAAATCTAACAGAAAAGACAAAACCAAATGCTCATGTTATAAAGTTGTTACCTTTTTCCCAGGAACTGGAGTGGCAACAGAAGAGTCTTCTCTGGGAAGATCATTGAGCAGCTTGGCTTGGAGCCTTGTTAATTTTCTTCCTCCTTCTACTACTATTCGTTTCTTGTTTCCTCTGTTTGACATTGTCTCAGCTTTCTCTTTGCCTTTTGTTTTATCACAGAACTACTCTTAAAATCTTTACTCTAAAGCGTTGTTTGTTGGTTTTGAAGGAAACCAGAAGAGagaaagttaaaagaaattttctgCTGTGTTTTTGTTTCCGCAGTTTTGATGATAGAGTAACAATGGATTGTAAATTAtcaatatacccttttacgccTGTACTCTAATACGAGTGTAAGGGCACATCAGGAAATGTACACCCTATAGAAtcatttatatgttttttccCTCTCTTGTTCTAAATTTGGATTTTAAGTCATTACATGCTCATAATTGTTTCTTATTCGACATATACTAAAtgcatttaataaaatttagaaatcaataatttataatttatctaatttcaATCAgctcataattttattagttttattttataactttttgataattattttaattatttatttctttatataatattagttttattaaaaatggctaacaataacttatttttaaattaatctcACATAAGTAATTTTCTATAGACAATGataaatgattattatttcaaaattacaactgataattaaataattacaatattCATATTAACATCATttgcaattaaaatttattttcaatatgatttctataaatatttttagcaataaatgtaattaaattaagtaaaattaattataatatttttaattattttttataattgtatcAGTTTTAGCCTTTAcaagttaatatatatttcctaactctcttttttcaaataaaaaattaattatttatcatttttatatatctaatacaatattatatattttttattttatttttatattagaataagtgtaataaatttttaatatttataaaaaaattaatataatttaatcagtatttttttataattaaaatttattaaatattctcTTAAATATGAATCAACTACTTAAAAGCAATAATTAGTATAGAATGGATGAATatattgtgtttttttttaaatttgaaaactttttcaaaaatactataaaattaataaaattaataaaattatcattttttactgtgtaaattattttttttcaaaaatactgTTCTAACTTTTTTCAAGAATATAGTATGGTCgttttttagttgttttttaattttcctttaattatttttttataaataaaaaaaattaattctatattttttaaaaaatagaaaaatttatttataatattttcacataataaaatttaaaaaagtttataccgtattttatataaaaaaataaaactataggaatattttgttatttttccttaaaactttgttgtttttcttttctaatttcttttaggtCTCGGGCCAATACAAAAGCAGAAAACAGAAACAGGTTAGTGTATCAAAACTGGGCCACTGTCATGCAAGCATTGGTGCTAACATATTCAGCCCATGAGAAGCAACACAAGCCTCTTTTCTGCTGGTAGGGTTTATTATTGTTATGCCTGTAAAGCTCAGTTCACTGCTTTACTGTACATTTTCCAGCTTCAATGCCGTGAACGCACTGACCTGACCTTCTCCTCCACCTCTATAATGATTGTATAATAACCCAAAACAAATATCCTGCAATACGCAGAATTTTAAATCTTCTCTTCAATACAGAAAAATGAGGCATTTTCGATTGATTTCTCCACATTTATCACGAATCCGCAAAACCCTGTTTCGAAACCCTACATTCAATCCTCAATCCACAATACCCAGGTCACCTAATCTCATCTATCAGTTCACTTCCATTGCTCAAGAACCAAACCCACCTGCCCCATCTGATAAAGTAGCTGCCCTCGTCGATGAAATCTCCGAACTAACACTTCTCGAAATCTCTGACCTTACCGAAGTTCTGCGAAACAAATTGGATATCAAGGAGATGCCTGTAATGGCAGTGATGATGCCTGGAATGGGGTTTAGTGGTATGAAGGGTGGAGTAAAGGGAGGAGCAGCTGGGGCAGCGAAGGCAGAGGAGAAGGTGGAGAAGACAGTGTTTGATGTGAAGCTTGAAGGGTTTGATGCGGCAGCAAAGATTAAGGTTATTAAAGAAGTTAGAGGGTTTACGGATTTGGGACTGAAAGAGGCTAAAGATTTGGTGGAGAAAGCACCTACTTTGTTGAAGAAAGGTGTGACTAAAGAGGAGGCAGAGAAGATTACCGCGAAAATGAAGGAGGTTGGGGCTAAAGTTTCCATGGAATGAGAAAGTGAGtgtataatttgttttctaaatttagTTACACACGagtgttctattttttatGGCACTTGAATAATTGCTTGCTCTATTTGATATGATAGTATTCTATGTGCAAATAAGTATGTTGAAGGATTCATTTCAACATAGTGGTGAAGTTCTAGTCTATCAGTGACAAAGTTTAGAAATTTCTGATCTATCTAGTAGAACAAAGTAAACATAATCAGAAGTTTTTCAATTGCACAGTGTCCGTGAGTGAGTGTTCGGCATGACCTTAACTAGAGTTGAATGCTTCTGAGAGATGAAATTTAGAAGATCTCATCTATTTCACTAACTGACTTTGATTTTATATGTTGCTTATGCTGTAATTGATGAGGAGGTGAAGATGTCTAGGACAAGTAAACATTGTATCATAACAAATGCAATTGTTACTGCAGCTCTCTCATTTGAATACTTTCTGTATTTCATTGAAATGAGATCattttgcaaaaaaaaaaaaaaaaaaaaagcatgtAGTGTCGCTATCCTGGATCTGCGTAATAATCTGTTCTGGGCATGGGAGGGATCTCTGCCtaaatttgatgatgatattttcattattcttcgCTTGACGGTTTAGGTCACTTAGAAATCATTTAACAATCAGCAGAGAGTTTGGATTCTTAGATTGAATTCTTAGTTCATAGTAGGATTTTCATGCATGATTTTGCTGGGGTTTTTGGGGAAACTGGAAAGTGAAGATTTGtatattatacataatatGATGGTGGAGAATGCTTGTTTGACAGCACTAAGAAACCTGATATTTAGAGAAGTTCCAAGGAGAAAAAATCATTGCATTAATTTGATGATTTTCTATTTGCTAGCATTCTCTCCAAAggtctcttttttctttcctttttaaaaatgTGGCATGCTTGCATGGGAGAGTTTTTTCTTGCAAGCGGAAAGAcgagaaaagagagaggatGATGTTAAATGCAGAAACAGCTGAGTAGCTAAAGCATTTTCGGCAGCAAGAATTATTTGCAATTTGGtgttttttatgattattattagtgtATTCATGAAAGATTCTTTTTAACTCCAATTTCTTCTGGATCAACATTCGATTTTAGTAACCTTTTGTGTCTGGCTTTGGTTTGGTTGTTGTTTAGACTTCCTCTGAGGATAACAGATTGGAGAAACAAGAAGCAAAAGCCTTCACTGCCACATCTTGCGGAATTTGGTAGCAGACAATGAAGACCTATATAGGTTTCTTCATTATGCAGAACATTTTTGTAGGGAAGTTAATTCTTTTTGACTTTGAAGAAGCAAAAATCTGAGCTCGTCCATAGTTTTCTGAATTCTGGCAGAGCCTTTAATTCCCCGAAACTTAGGAATGCTTGTTGTAGAATTGGTT comes from Ricinus communis isolate WT05 ecotype wild-type chromosome 5, ASM1957865v1, whole genome shotgun sequence and encodes:
- the LOC112535267 gene encoding uncharacterized protein LOC112535267 isoform X3, yielding MSNRGNKKRIVVEGGRKLTRLQAKLLNDLPREDSSVATPVPGKKVSAWAPRSRPALAKSNDKMLFEQHVSSLPVKRMKEAGNVSKPRPERPSYEHGELEDDSSSNAQAIINNILGLLPSL
- the LOC112535267 gene encoding uncharacterized protein LOC112535267 isoform X1 codes for the protein MSNRGNKKRIVVEGGRKLTRLQAKLLNDLPREDSSVATPVPGKKVSAWAPRSRPALAKSNDKMLFEQHVSSLPVKRMKEAGNVSKPRPERPSYEHGELEDDSSSNAQAIINNILGLVGYFFSCKWKQSYACIASNEVTI
- the LOC112535267 gene encoding uncharacterized protein LOC112535267 isoform X2 produces the protein MSNRGNKKRIVVEGGRKLTRLQAKLLNDLPREDSSVATPVPGKKVSAWAPRSRPALAKSNDKMLFEQHVSSLPVKRMKEAGNVSKPRPERPSYEHGELEDDSSSNAQAIINNILGLLDTAIPADRDI
- the LOC8279124 gene encoding 50S ribosomal protein L7/L12, coding for MRHFRLISPHLSRIRKTLFRNPTFNPQSTIPRSPNLIYQFTSIAQEPNPPAPSDKVAALVDEISELTLLEISDLTEVLRNKLDIKEMPVMAVMMPGMGFSGMKGGVKGGAAGAAKAEEKVEKTVFDVKLEGFDAAAKIKVIKEVRGFTDLGLKEAKDLVEKAPTLLKKGVTKEEAEKITAKMKEVGAKVSME